The proteins below are encoded in one region of Segatella copri:
- a CDS encoding phosphatase PAP2 family protein, with the protein MIELLHQIEQIDTQIFLFFNGFHNVYWDYFMMIFSDRFVWVPFYASFIFVLLKNFPVKVVMSTIVVITLIILFSDQTASGILKPLVARMRPSNPDNPISPMVHVVQGYRGGRYGFPSSHAANAWSMAFFAQYLVRRSKLTIFLCLWALITSYSRMYLGVHYFGDLLIGTLIGFLYATLYYYIFQYFLRKHTERFKPNHDIRFASVPIITGLVSIWVIICTSGILSFYSIPLR; encoded by the coding sequence ATGATAGAATTACTTCATCAAATAGAACAGATTGATACGCAGATTTTTCTGTTTTTCAATGGTTTTCACAACGTGTATTGGGATTACTTCATGATGATTTTCTCAGACCGTTTTGTATGGGTTCCGTTCTATGCCAGTTTTATCTTTGTACTGCTAAAGAATTTTCCTGTCAAGGTTGTGATGAGCACTATAGTTGTCATCACTCTGATTATCTTGTTTTCAGACCAAACTGCATCAGGAATTCTGAAGCCATTAGTAGCAAGAATGCGTCCCAGCAATCCTGATAATCCTATCAGTCCGATGGTACATGTTGTTCAAGGATATCGGGGTGGCAGATATGGTTTCCCATCTTCTCATGCAGCCAATGCATGGAGCATGGCCTTCTTTGCACAATATCTGGTTCGCCGGAGCAAACTCACGATATTCTTATGCCTGTGGGCATTGATAACCAGTTATTCCCGCATGTATCTCGGTGTACACTATTTTGGCGACCTCCTGATTGGTACCCTCATTGGTTTTCTCTATGCCACCTTATATTATTATATATTTCAGTATTTTTTAAGGAAGCATACCGAACGTTTTAAGCCCAACCACGACATCAGATTTGCAAGCGTCCCTATCATTACGGGGCTCGTTTCTATTTGGGTAATCATTTGTACCAGTGGAATACTATCTTTTTATAGCATACCACTGAGATAA
- a CDS encoding glutamine--tRNA ligase/YqeY domain fusion protein, which translates to MAINEENNLEEKKSISFVEQLVEEDLKEGKNGGRIQTRFPPEPNGYLHIGHAKAICMDFGVAEKYNGVCNLRFDDTNPSKENNEYVENILQDIQWLGFKWGNIYYASDYFEKLWDFAVWMIKKGNAYIDEQTAEEIAQQKGTPTTPGTASPYRDRPIEESLALFEKMNTPEAVEGSMVLRAKLDMANPNMHFRDPIMYRIIQTPHHRTGTKWHAYPMYDFAHGQSDYFEGVTHSICTLEFVPHRPLYDKFIDFLKEKDGTADVLNDNRPRQIEFNRLNLTYTVMSKRKLHQLVDEKLVIGWDDPRMPTLCGMRRRGYSPESIRMFIDSIGYTKFDALNDMALLEASVREDLNKKACRVSAVLDPVKLVITNYPEGETEEMEAINNPENEADGTHTITFSKNLWIERADFMEDAPKKFFRMTPGKEVRLKNAYIVKCTGCTKDENGVITEIQAEYDPISKSGMEGANRKVKGTLHWVSADHCVKAEVREYDRLFMVENPSADERDFHELLNPDSFHDYPNCYVEEYAASKKPGEYLQFQRIGYFMADLDSTAEKPVFNKTVGLKDTWAKQNK; encoded by the coding sequence ATGGCAATTAATGAAGAAAACAATTTGGAAGAGAAGAAAAGTATCTCTTTCGTAGAACAGTTAGTTGAGGAAGACCTCAAAGAAGGCAAAAACGGAGGACGAATCCAGACGCGTTTTCCGCCAGAGCCTAATGGTTATCTGCATATCGGCCATGCCAAAGCTATCTGCATGGACTTTGGTGTTGCAGAGAAATATAATGGTGTTTGCAATCTTCGTTTTGATGACACTAACCCTAGCAAGGAAAACAATGAATATGTAGAGAATATTCTTCAAGACATCCAGTGGCTCGGTTTCAAGTGGGGCAATATCTACTATGCTTCTGACTACTTTGAGAAGCTTTGGGATTTTGCTGTCTGGATGATCAAGAAGGGCAATGCATATATAGATGAACAAACTGCTGAAGAAATTGCACAGCAGAAGGGTACCCCTACCACACCGGGTACTGCTAGCCCATATCGTGATCGCCCAATCGAAGAAAGCCTTGCTTTGTTTGAGAAGATGAATACTCCTGAGGCCGTAGAAGGCAGCATGGTGCTTCGCGCAAAACTCGATATGGCGAATCCAAACATGCATTTCCGCGATCCTATCATGTATCGTATCATCCAAACTCCTCATCACCGTACAGGAACTAAATGGCATGCATATCCTATGTATGATTTCGCTCACGGACAGAGTGACTACTTTGAAGGGGTAACCCACTCTATCTGTACATTGGAATTTGTACCTCACCGTCCGCTTTACGATAAGTTCATCGACTTCTTGAAGGAGAAGGACGGAACTGCAGATGTATTAAACGACAATCGTCCTCGTCAGATTGAGTTCAACCGATTGAACCTCACTTATACAGTAATGAGCAAGCGTAAGCTTCACCAGCTGGTTGATGAGAAACTGGTTATCGGATGGGACGACCCACGTATGCCTACTCTTTGCGGAATGCGCCGTCGCGGTTACTCTCCTGAGAGTATTCGTATGTTTATCGACAGTATCGGTTATACTAAGTTCGATGCTCTCAACGATATGGCCTTACTCGAAGCATCTGTTAGAGAAGACTTGAACAAGAAAGCTTGTCGTGTGAGTGCAGTACTTGATCCTGTAAAACTCGTAATTACCAACTATCCGGAAGGTGAAACAGAGGAAATGGAAGCCATCAATAATCCAGAAAATGAAGCTGACGGTACACACACCATCACATTCTCTAAGAATCTCTGGATAGAACGTGCTGACTTTATGGAAGATGCTCCTAAAAAATTCTTCCGTATGACTCCAGGTAAAGAAGTTCGTCTGAAGAATGCTTACATCGTTAAGTGCACTGGATGCACAAAGGACGAAAATGGTGTTATCACTGAGATTCAGGCAGAATACGATCCTATCAGCAAGAGCGGCATGGAAGGTGCCAACCGTAAGGTTAAGGGTACATTGCATTGGGTATCAGCAGATCACTGCGTAAAGGCAGAGGTGCGCGAATACGACCGTCTCTTTATGGTAGAAAATCCATCTGCTGATGAACGTGACTTCCACGAGTTGCTTAACCCAGACAGCTTCCACGACTATCCTAACTGCTATGTTGAGGAATATGCAGCCAGCAAGAAGCCAGGTGAATATCTCCAGTTCCAGCGTATCGGTTATTTCATGGCCGATCTTGATTCTACTGCAGAAAAACCAGTATTCAACAAAACCGTTGGTTTGAAGGATACATGGGCAAAACAGAATAAATAA
- a CDS encoding sigma-70 family RNA polymerase sigma factor yields the protein MTEKEINKIVSENLNYVKSVANQYKGKGVEFDDLVSEGTLAMLMAAKKFQADRGTDFVAYAGPFVHKAISQAIDKQSGLYRLPKDQKKFAPRNADKAVSVDAPLSANNPYTLLDILNDPDVKIADDTLNIEMMKKKMAESIADLLPREKEIITKFYGIGVPKETMAEIAEDMGLKRERVRQIRNLTIRRLNRSIRHQALRNYFKR from the coding sequence ATGACAGAAAAAGAAATAAACAAGATAGTTAGTGAGAACTTAAACTATGTAAAATCAGTAGCCAACCAGTATAAAGGTAAAGGCGTTGAGTTTGATGACTTGGTTAGCGAAGGAACGCTGGCAATGCTTATGGCAGCCAAAAAGTTCCAAGCCGACCGGGGCACCGATTTTGTGGCTTATGCCGGTCCATTCGTTCACAAGGCTATATCACAGGCCATCGATAAACAATCAGGGCTTTATCGTTTACCGAAAGACCAGAAGAAATTTGCCCCAAGAAACGCAGACAAGGCTGTATCTGTAGATGCGCCACTAAGCGCAAACAATCCGTATACCCTATTAGACATATTAAACGATCCGGATGTAAAGATTGCAGATGATACCCTGAATATAGAAATGATGAAGAAAAAAATGGCAGAAAGCATTGCAGATTTATTGCCACGAGAGAAAGAAATCATCACCAAATTCTATGGTATAGGTGTTCCTAAAGAAACGATGGCTGAAATTGCTGAAGATATGGGGCTCAAACGCGAGCGAGTTCGCCAGATACGAAATCTGACCATACGCAGATTGAACAGGAGTATCCGCCACCAGGCATTGAGAAACTACTTCAAGAGGTAA
- a CDS encoding helix-turn-helix domain-containing protein, giving the protein MAKYNIQPKKEKIARYQSMLSEETKDRLRDEIIRVLVTERKYKDPDYSSKKLAEDLNTNSRYISAVCATRFHKNYAELVNDYRVNDAMSLLTDKRYARMSVEGISEMAGFNTRQSFYANFFKRIGVTPRQYRANHFKGLE; this is encoded by the coding sequence ATGGCTAAGTACAATATTCAACCTAAAAAAGAAAAAATAGCAAGATATCAATCTATGCTGAGTGAAGAAACTAAGGACCGCCTTCGCGACGAGATAATCCGTGTTCTTGTTACTGAAAGAAAGTACAAGGACCCAGACTATAGTTCCAAGAAACTTGCAGAGGATTTGAATACTAACTCTCGCTATATTTCTGCTGTATGCGCAACTCGATTTCATAAGAATTATGCCGAGTTGGTGAATGATTATCGAGTAAACGATGCTATGTCTTTACTTACCGATAAGCGTTATGCAAGAATGAGTGTAGAAGGTATCAGCGAAATGGCTGGTTTCAATACTCGTCAGAGTTTCTATGCTAATTTCTTCAAGCGAATAGGCGTTACTCCTCGTCAATATCGTGCTAATCATTTTAAGGGATTGGAGTAA
- a CDS encoding LTA synthase family protein yields the protein MKQILWFIKTYFTFVILFSIQKPFFMILEKASATQPIDNIWSEMPTVMWYGLSLDLSMAGYLTALPGLLLIAMIWFRKEIIRPILNAYYILASFLVSITFVLNAGLYPYWNFPLDSTPLYYFFTSPKDALASVGGLYIFFALLITVLLTIAVWFALRMPHTQKRYSSRYSNYGFGDFGSGRRTRYSDIEHHRMRHSLILLLLTALLFIPIRGGFTVSTTNTGKAYFSQNAFLNHAAVNPMFSLFESLTHQEDFASQYRYMSEEEANKLFAQMVSSSDQNTYPLLNEEARKNGKPDILIIIMESFANDIMPSVGTHKDVAVCLDSIARKGIFFPRFYSNTFRTDRGLVAVLSGYPAQPTTSIMRYPAKSAQLPSLARSLAKAKHYGNAYYYGGDVDFANQRSWLVSQGYERIISDSDFPIEDKLSKWGVHDHIVANRLLADLRKEQNAKQPMLRVFQTSSSHEPFDVPYSRLKDKRLNAFAYTDSVIGHLLREYSKLPRWKNTLVLLVADHVGAYKEHLDNFDRSRYQIPLIMTGGAIARPMNVKLIGSQHDIAATLLGQLGIPHKDFLFSKNMLSDATPKFAFFDVPDAFGMVSEENSIIYDNKSQKVVYDKGKKGYNLKRGMAYLQKLYDDLSAK from the coding sequence ATGAAGCAAATATTGTGGTTTATAAAAACGTATTTTACGTTTGTCATTTTGTTCAGTATTCAGAAACCATTTTTCATGATATTGGAAAAGGCTTCTGCTACACAACCTATCGATAATATCTGGAGCGAAATGCCTACAGTGATGTGGTACGGTTTATCACTCGACCTCTCTATGGCTGGTTACCTCACCGCACTACCGGGCTTGTTGCTCATCGCAATGATTTGGTTTCGTAAGGAGATTATACGTCCCATTCTGAATGCTTATTATATACTGGCATCTTTCCTGGTTTCCATTACATTCGTACTGAATGCAGGATTATATCCATATTGGAACTTCCCGCTAGATAGCACTCCATTATATTATTTCTTTACTTCGCCAAAGGATGCACTTGCAAGTGTTGGAGGGCTTTACATCTTTTTTGCTCTCCTCATCACTGTGCTGCTTACCATAGCCGTCTGGTTCGCACTCCGCATGCCTCATACCCAGAAGCGCTATTCCAGCAGATACAGCAACTATGGTTTTGGAGATTTCGGCAGTGGTCGCAGAACACGCTACTCTGACATAGAGCATCATCGTATGCGCCATTCTCTTATTCTGTTGCTGCTTACTGCCCTTCTCTTCATCCCTATCAGAGGAGGATTTACTGTATCTACAACAAATACAGGAAAGGCATATTTCAGCCAAAATGCGTTTTTGAATCATGCTGCCGTCAATCCGATGTTCAGCCTGTTTGAATCACTTACCCATCAGGAAGATTTTGCATCGCAATACCGATACATGTCAGAAGAAGAAGCTAACAAGCTCTTTGCTCAAATGGTAAGCTCAAGCGACCAGAACACCTACCCGCTCCTGAATGAAGAAGCTCGGAAAAACGGAAAGCCAGATATACTTATTATTATTATGGAAAGCTTTGCCAACGACATCATGCCTTCCGTCGGAACACATAAAGACGTAGCTGTCTGCTTGGACTCAATAGCCAGAAAGGGAATTTTCTTCCCAAGATTCTATTCCAACACTTTCCGCACGGATCGTGGTCTGGTTGCTGTTTTGAGCGGTTATCCTGCACAACCTACAACCAGCATCATGCGCTACCCGGCAAAATCTGCACAATTACCATCATTGGCACGTTCATTGGCTAAAGCAAAGCATTACGGCAATGCATATTATTATGGTGGTGATGTTGATTTTGCCAACCAGCGCTCTTGGCTGGTTTCCCAGGGCTATGAGAGAATCATTTCAGATAGTGATTTCCCTATAGAAGACAAATTGAGCAAATGGGGAGTACACGATCATATCGTAGCCAACCGGCTGCTTGCAGACCTCAGGAAAGAACAGAATGCCAAACAGCCTATGCTGAGAGTATTCCAGACATCAAGCAGTCATGAGCCATTCGATGTACCATATAGCAGACTGAAAGACAAGCGTTTAAATGCATTTGCTTACACTGATAGTGTCATAGGTCATCTTCTGCGTGAATACAGCAAATTGCCTAGATGGAAAAATACTTTGGTATTACTCGTTGCCGATCATGTTGGTGCATACAAAGAACATCTTGACAACTTTGACCGCAGCCGCTATCAGATTCCACTTATCATGACCGGTGGAGCAATAGCTCGCCCAATGAATGTTAAGCTCATAGGAAGTCAGCATGATATAGCAGCTACACTGCTCGGACAATTAGGCATTCCTCACAAAGACTTCTTGTTCAGCAAGAATATGTTGAGTGATGCTACTCCTAAATTTGCATTCTTTGATGTACCCGATGCTTTCGGCATGGTATCAGAGGAGAACTCTATCATCTACGACAATAAATCCCAAAAGGTTGTTTATGATAAAGGCAAAAAAGGTTATAACCTGAAGCGAGGCATGGCTTATCTTCAGAAGTTGTACGATGACTTGAGTGCAAAATAG